GGCGAACTCAGTACGCGCGGCAAGCGAGTCGCCGCGATCTTCGCCGCGACGGCCGGCCTCTGGATGATCGGCGGTCTCGGCGAGTTCTTCGAGCCGCACCTCTCGAGCGTCTGGATGACGTCGCTGTTCGGCGGCGAGGGAGCGACGGTCTTCGGCGTCGACGGCCACCAGGGACTGCTGTACTACGTGTTGGTCGGCGTCGCCGCGGTGCCCGCGCTCGTGCTGGCCGACACGATGGAGTGGGACGAACTGGTCGATATCGACTGGGGAACGCTGCTGCTGTTCGGCGGCGGCATCTCGCTGGCGAACGCCCTCGCGGACACCGGCGCGACGGAGTGGATCGCCGAGACGGTCTTCAGCGGACTCGTCGGGTCGCCCATCGTCCTCATCATCGCCGTGGTCGTCCTGCTGGTCATCTTCCTGACCGAGATGACCTCCAACGCCGCGACGACGAGCATCATCGTCCCCATCCTGATCAGTCTCGGGAGCGTCTTCTCGGCGACGCTCGGCCTCACCGACTTCTCGACGTCGCTGTTCCTCGCCGTGGCCGGCACGATCGCCGCGAGCTTCGCGTTCGCGCTCCCGGTCGCGACGCCGCCGAACGCCATCGTGTTCGGGAGCGGCTACGTCGAGCAGCGCCACATGCTGCGAACGGGACTCGTCCTGAACGCCATCATGACGGCGGTTCTGACCGGGCTCATCTGGTTCCTGTTCACCTTCGTCTGGCCGCACACGCTGTGGTGAGTCCGACCGCGCGGCGCCGCGAGAGGGGCGCCCGTCGCTGAACGCTCTCGCGACCGAATTCGGTGGAACCGAGTGCGAAATCGCTTGCGCAGCCGACCGGACCTCGAGACCGGCGAGCCACGCGAACTCCCCGTCACGATCGATGATCGACACGCAGCACCCGACGTCCGTCGCGTCGGCGCGACGGCACCGTAGTATCGACGATCCCGGATCGAACGCGGCGCTCTCCGCTCGAGCGCCGCGTACCCGCCCCGACCGAGACGACGACGCCGAACGGACGGAGGCAGGGACGAACCGATGAACGGGCCGACCGAGTCCGCGCCGGGCGCCGCCCTCGATCTACAGCCGCGGAGCTGGAAGGGGTACACCGCCCTCATCCTCGTCTGGCAGGTCGCCGCGAGCGGCTGTTTCTACGCCGTCTACGCGGTCACGCCGTTCGTTCGAGCGCAGTTCGGCGTTTCGACGACCCGGATCGGGTTCCTGTTGACCGCGCTGATGCTCGGCTACACGGTCTGCGTCGCGCCCGTCGGCCGCCTCATCGACCGGTACGGCGAGGCTCGAGTGCTGGTCGTCGGCCTGACCGGCCTCGGCGCGACGACCGTCCTCGTAACCGCCGCTTCGACGTACCCCCGTCTGCTGGGCGCCGTCGCCGTCCTCGGGGCCTTCTACGCGACGGCGATCCCCGGGACGAACAAGGCCGTCTTCAACGCGATCCCCGCCGAGCGGCTCAACGTCTCGATGGGAATCAAACAGATGGGCGTGACCGCCGGGAGCGGCCTCAGCTCGCTACTGGTGCCGCTCAGCGCCAGTCGCGTCGGCTGGGAAGTCGCGTTTCTCGGGGCCGGCGCGGTCGCGGCCGTCGTTACCGTCGCCTTCCGCGTCTGCTACGACGCCGGAACCGGCGACGCCGACGAGTCCGGGACGTCCCTCCGGACGCACGTCGGGGATCCGGAGTACGTGCTGCTCGTCGCCGCGGGGTTCTTCCTCGGCGCCGGGCTGTTCACCACGGTCGGCTACACGCTCCTCTACGTGACCGACGTCGTCGGCGCGAGTTCGGTCTTCGCCGGGGCGACCCTCGCCGCCGCCCAGGCCAGCGGGAGCGTCGGCCGCATCGGGTTCGGCTGGATCGCCGACAACTGGTTCGGATCGCTGACGCGCTCGACGCTGGTGCTCCTGGCGATTCAGGCCGGCGTCTCGGCGATCCTCTTCGCGGCGATCCCGTTCGTCGAACCGCCGCTCGTCGTCCTGGGACTGTTCGCGCTGCTCGGCGCGTTCATCCTCGGTTTCACCGGCGTCTACTACTCGTGTATCGGCTCGATCGTGCCGAACGACGGGATCGGAAGCGCCACGGCGGGCGGACAACTCGCGCTCAATTCGGGCGCGCTCGTCGCGCCGCCGGCGTTCGGCTACCTCGTCGACGCTCGCGGCTACGACGACGCGTGGACGCTGCTCGCGTGCGCCACGCTCGTCGCGTTCATCCTGTTTCTGGTGCTCATCGGTCGTCGGGGCGTCGGCCGACGTCGGTGAGAGTCCGTGTCGAAACCGAATTATCTGGCCGAAAACCGCCGCGCCGCTCGTCCCGCTGATCAGGGCATCTCGTGAACCGTCAACTCGACGTCGCGGGGCTCGCCTTCGATGGCCGCGACGAGCCGTTCGACGACCTCTCGCGCCTCGCCGAGGAGTTTCGGCTCGACCTTCTTGACGACCCAGTCCAGCGAGACGAACCGGGGGAGCGAGAGCGCGTTCTCGTCGGCCGAGTGCGGGTCGTAGACCGCTTCGAAGTAGATCCGACTCGCCGTCTCCTCGCCGTCGGGGGCCGATTCGGGCTCCGGTTCGACGCGCCACTCCCCGCGGGCGTCGAGGTCGTTGACCAGCCGCCACTCGAGCGACGACGGCGCGTCGATGGCGACGACCTCCGAGCTGGCGGTGTAGCTGAGCTTCCACCACGCCAGTTTCAGGTCGTAGATCGAACCGACGTCGCCGTCGCCGTGAACGCGAACCTCCTTGAGGTGTTCCGTGTACCGCGGGTAGTCGGTGAACGACCGCACGTACGGAAAGACCGCCTCGGGCGGGCGATAGGCGAGCGTACTGAGGAGAATTCTGTCCACGGCGGCGCTACGACGGGTCCGAAAGTAAGGATTACCCTTGGCGTCGAGTCGGCGACTGCGGGTCGCGGTCGACGTCGGTGACGACGACGAACGGGGTCACCCGCTCGCGGTCGGTCGGGATCGGACGTCTCCGTCCGCGTCACTCTTCGGGAACGGACGACGTCGAGGACGCGAGCAGCGAGTCGTCGTCGACCGCTTCGGCGAGGTCCAGTCGCTCGACGGTCGCTCGAGTCGGTCGCCCGTCGGGACCCCAGCCGCGCTTCCGGTAGTATCGGTCGAGGGTCGCCTCGAACCGCTCGCGGTCGACGGCCTCCCCGGCGTTGGGCCCGGACTCGAGGGGCTCTCGAAGCGGCGACGGCAGCGCGTCGTCGGACCGAGTCACGCCCTCCCGGACGTTGAACAGCCGCGTCAGGTTCCAGACCCGCTCGCCGACGGTCGCGAGGTCGCCCAGCGG
This portion of the Haloterrigena gelatinilytica genome encodes:
- a CDS encoding MFS transporter produces the protein MNGPTESAPGAALDLQPRSWKGYTALILVWQVAASGCFYAVYAVTPFVRAQFGVSTTRIGFLLTALMLGYTVCVAPVGRLIDRYGEARVLVVGLTGLGATTVLVTAASTYPRLLGAVAVLGAFYATAIPGTNKAVFNAIPAERLNVSMGIKQMGVTAGSGLSSLLVPLSASRVGWEVAFLGAGAVAAVVTVAFRVCYDAGTGDADESGTSLRTHVGDPEYVLLVAAGFFLGAGLFTTVGYTLLYVTDVVGASSVFAGATLAAAQASGSVGRIGFGWIADNWFGSLTRSTLVLLAIQAGVSAILFAAIPFVEPPLVVLGLFALLGAFILGFTGVYYSCIGSIVPNDGIGSATAGGQLALNSGALVAPPAFGYLVDARGYDDAWTLLACATLVAFILFLVLIGRRGVGRRR
- a CDS encoding SRPBCC family protein, with protein sequence MDRILLSTLAYRPPEAVFPYVRSFTDYPRYTEHLKEVRVHGDGDVGSIYDLKLAWWKLSYTASSEVVAIDAPSSLEWRLVNDLDARGEWRVEPEPESAPDGEETASRIYFEAVYDPHSADENALSLPRFVSLDWVVKKVEPKLLGEAREVVERLVAAIEGEPRDVELTVHEMP